One Thermococcus eurythermalis DNA segment encodes these proteins:
- the proS gene encoding proline--tRNA ligase, with protein sequence MGKVKRERWSNEFSEWYNELLETAGIIDKRYPVKGMNVWLPYGLKIMRNIEAFIRAEMNRTGHEEVLFPALIPETEFQKEAEHIKGFEDEVYWVTHAGLDPLDVRLILRPTSETAMYSMFSLWIRSHADLPFKVYQIVNVYRYETKHTRPLIRVREISRFFEAHTAHVDFEDAERQIKEDLEIFDRLAKFLALPYIISKRPDWDKFPGAFYSLGAEIMMPDGRTLQIGTMHNYKQNFAKAYNIQYETETGDHEFVHQTTFGMSERLLAAVIAVHGDDSGMVLPPTIAPIQVVIVPIPKKDASVDVFAYAREIAEELRKAGFRVHVDERDIRPGRKYYDWELKGVPLRIEVGPRDVEGRKAVLARRDTFEKIPVERDAIVEEVKKTLDAIHENLYNRAKGFLESHIKRVDTIEEAKAVFEDRRGIVEIPWCGDEECGLKMEEELDAKMLGTPYPEEKAREGIEGKKCPVCGREAKFIARFARTY encoded by the coding sequence ATGGGGAAGGTAAAGCGTGAGAGGTGGAGCAACGAGTTCAGCGAGTGGTACAACGAGCTCCTTGAGACCGCCGGAATTATTGACAAGCGCTACCCCGTCAAGGGAATGAACGTCTGGCTTCCGTACGGGCTGAAAATCATGCGCAACATCGAGGCCTTCATAAGGGCCGAGATGAACAGAACCGGCCATGAGGAGGTTCTGTTTCCAGCGCTCATCCCTGAAACCGAGTTCCAGAAGGAGGCCGAACACATAAAGGGCTTTGAGGACGAGGTCTACTGGGTAACTCATGCGGGCCTCGACCCGCTCGACGTGAGGCTCATCCTCCGCCCGACGAGCGAAACCGCGATGTACTCGATGTTCTCCCTCTGGATTCGCTCCCACGCGGATTTGCCCTTCAAGGTCTACCAGATAGTCAACGTCTACCGCTACGAGACCAAGCACACGAGGCCCCTCATCCGCGTTAGGGAAATCAGCAGGTTCTTCGAGGCGCATACAGCTCACGTTGACTTCGAGGACGCCGAGAGGCAGATAAAGGAGGACCTCGAGATATTCGACCGCCTCGCGAAGTTCCTTGCTTTGCCCTACATCATCTCAAAGAGGCCCGATTGGGACAAGTTCCCCGGAGCTTTCTACTCACTGGGAGCGGAAATAATGATGCCCGACGGGAGGACGCTCCAGATTGGCACGATGCACAACTACAAGCAGAACTTCGCCAAAGCCTACAACATCCAGTACGAGACCGAGACGGGCGACCACGAATTTGTGCACCAGACGACCTTCGGAATGAGCGAAAGGCTTCTCGCGGCAGTTATAGCGGTTCACGGCGACGACAGCGGAATGGTTCTCCCGCCGACGATAGCTCCGATTCAGGTCGTTATCGTACCCATTCCGAAGAAAGATGCGAGCGTTGACGTCTTCGCCTACGCGAGGGAGATAGCGGAGGAGCTGAGGAAGGCTGGCTTCCGTGTCCACGTTGACGAGCGCGACATAAGGCCGGGCAGGAAGTACTACGACTGGGAGCTGAAGGGCGTTCCCCTGAGAATAGAGGTCGGCCCGAGGGACGTCGAGGGCAGAAAGGCAGTCCTTGCCAGGCGTGACACCTTTGAAAAGATTCCCGTCGAGCGCGACGCTATAGTCGAGGAGGTGAAGAAGACCCTCGACGCGATTCACGAGAACCTTTACAACCGCGCCAAGGGGTTCCTTGAGAGCCACATCAAGCGCGTTGACACGATTGAGGAAGCCAAGGCAGTCTTCGAGGACAGGCGCGGTATAGTCGAGATTCCCTGGTGCGGTGACGAGGAGTGCGGGCTTAAAATGGAGGAGGAACTCGACGCCAAGATGCTCGGAACGCCCTACCCTGAGGAGAAAGCCAGGGAAGGCATCGAAGGCAAGAAGTGCCCGGTCTGCGGTAGGGAGGCCAAGTTCATAGCACGCTTTGCCAGGACTTACTGA
- the crcB gene encoding fluoride efflux transporter CrcB produces MNPKIATAVMLGGALGALARFYISGLLPVYKDFPVGTLLVNSMASLILGYLYGLLFWGVDVPADWRAFFGTGFCGALSTFSTFSYETFSLLREREYIIAGLNVLANVFVTISLVFIGFILARR; encoded by the coding sequence ATGAACCCGAAAATAGCGACCGCAGTAATGCTCGGCGGCGCTCTCGGTGCACTGGCGAGGTTCTACATCTCGGGGCTGCTCCCAGTGTATAAAGACTTCCCCGTGGGAACCCTGCTAGTGAATTCCATGGCCAGCCTCATACTAGGCTACCTCTACGGCCTGCTCTTCTGGGGAGTGGACGTCCCGGCTGACTGGAGGGCTTTCTTTGGGACTGGCTTCTGCGGTGCGCTGAGCACGTTTTCCACGTTCTCCTACGAGACATTCTCACTCCTCCGCGAGAGGGAGTACATCATAGCCGGCCTCAACGTCCTGGCAAACGTTTTTGTAACCATAAGCCTAGTATTTATAGGGTTTATCCTGGCCCGGAGGTGA
- a CDS encoding aspartate/glutamate racemase family protein: MKKIGLIGGTTPESTCYYYRNYIRLSREKFGPFTFPELIIYSINFDEFKNNPRGWEGRKEILIKAAKALEKAGAEIIALTANTPHIVFPEVQKAVNVPMVSIIDALIEEMKRRGVKKVLLLGTKTTMTADFYKNALREAGFEVITPNEEEIDEIDRIIFEELAFENLKSKSYLINLVKRYAQEKGVEGVILGCTELPLAIKQGDVPVEVFDTAEIHMRELIELAAE, translated from the coding sequence ATGAAAAAGATAGGCCTCATAGGTGGAACGACGCCGGAATCAACCTGTTACTACTACCGGAACTACATCAGGCTGAGCAGAGAAAAGTTCGGGCCGTTTACGTTTCCGGAGCTGATAATCTACTCGATAAACTTTGATGAGTTCAAAAACAACCCGCGTGGCTGGGAGGGGCGGAAAGAGATACTGATCAAGGCCGCGAAGGCCCTTGAGAAGGCTGGAGCTGAGATAATAGCCTTGACCGCTAACACCCCCCACATCGTCTTCCCGGAGGTTCAGAAAGCCGTCAATGTGCCAATGGTGAGCATAATCGACGCCCTCATAGAGGAGATGAAAAGGAGGGGCGTCAAGAAGGTTCTCCTCCTCGGGACGAAGACGACGATGACGGCGGACTTCTACAAGAACGCCCTCCGCGAGGCGGGCTTTGAGGTAATAACCCCCAACGAAGAAGAGATTGACGAAATAGACAGGATAATCTTCGAGGAGCTGGCCTTTGAGAACCTCAAGAGCAAATCATATCTAATCAATCTTGTTAAGAGGTACGCACAAGAAAAGGGCGTTGAGGGGGTCATCCTCGGCTGCACCGAGCTCCCGCTGGCCATAAAGCAGGGCGACGTGCCGGTCGAGGTCTTTGACACGGCTGAAATCCACATGAGGGAGCTCATCGAGCTCGCGGCCGAGTGA
- a CDS encoding DUF190 domain-containing protein translates to MVEVEHWNTLRLRIYIGENDRWNGRPLYKVIVEKLREMGMAGATVYRGIYGFGKKSRVHSSDVMRLSTDLPIVIEVVDRGYKIEKAICEIKPMIKDGMITVEPTIVVWVGTQEEVKKFEDDAVHEE, encoded by the coding sequence ATGGTCGAAGTTGAGCACTGGAACACGCTCCGCCTTCGCATCTACATAGGTGAGAACGACCGCTGGAACGGAAGGCCCCTCTACAAGGTGATAGTTGAGAAGCTCCGCGAGATGGGTATGGCGGGGGCCACCGTTTACAGGGGCATATACGGCTTCGGAAAGAAGAGCAGAGTTCATTCAAGCGACGTCATGAGGCTTTCAACTGACCTACCAATCGTCATTGAAGTAGTTGACAGGGGTTATAAGATAGAAAAGGCAATATGCGAAATCAAGCCGATGATTAAAGACGGAATGATAACGGTCGAGCCGACCATTGTTGTGTGGGTCGGAACACAGGAAGAAGTCAAAAAGTTTGAAGATGACGCCGTTCATGAAGAGTAA
- a CDS encoding sulfite exporter TauE/SafE family protein, which translates to MLQYLLDLIIGLGIGFIAGLLGVGGGFLIVPTLVLLGEPIHLAIGTSLACIVLSSLSASITHIRRGAVLYRVVLLKEIFSVPFAVLGAYLSSLIAGEKLKLIFALLLLYLAYKMARREGGIEENGGEIHNSRVPIVGILSGLVSGLLGISGGVLNVPLFHTFVGMPMRYAVGTSSFALFFTALAGAIEHYQLGQVDVHTAVLLAPGLIIGGRLGALTAHSVHPETLRRAFAGVLILVALKMLL; encoded by the coding sequence ATGCTCCAGTACCTCCTCGACCTCATCATCGGCCTCGGCATCGGGTTCATAGCCGGCCTCCTCGGCGTCGGCGGAGGATTCCTGATAGTGCCGACTCTCGTCCTCTTAGGTGAGCCCATACACCTGGCCATAGGGACGAGCCTGGCCTGCATCGTCCTCAGCTCGCTTTCCGCTTCAATAACCCATATTAGAAGAGGCGCCGTCCTCTACCGCGTCGTCCTTCTCAAAGAAATCTTTTCGGTACCCTTTGCAGTTCTCGGCGCGTACTTGTCGTCACTAATTGCGGGGGAGAAGCTCAAGCTGATTTTTGCGCTTCTCCTGCTGTATTTGGCCTACAAAATGGCCAGAAGAGAGGGGGGCATTGAGGAGAACGGTGGCGAAATCCACAACTCCCGCGTTCCAATTGTTGGAATCCTCTCCGGCCTCGTGAGCGGACTTCTGGGGATAAGCGGGGGGGTTCTCAACGTTCCGCTCTTCCATACGTTCGTGGGCATGCCAATGAGATACGCCGTCGGGACATCGAGCTTTGCCCTGTTTTTCACCGCCCTGGCGGGGGCAATTGAGCACTACCAGCTCGGACAGGTGGACGTCCACACGGCGGTTCTGCTCGCCCCGGGCCTCATAATCGGCGGGAGGCTCGGCGCTCTGACGGCCCACAGCGTCCACCCTGAGACCCTGCGGAGGGCCTTCGCAGGTGTTCTAATTCTGGTCGCTCTCAAGATGCTCCTGTGA
- a CDS encoding prenyltransferase/squalene oxidase repeat-containing protein yields the protein MGSKLRRLGRYVNVNAVLRYVEERRHEDGGYCFVSVLSDTNVNDTYYAVKIYKLLGLEFPKPEKTIEFLASAIQPQTAVVAIAMALEGLALLGAKDTAREKTEIVFTKYNPSEGKFAVGLGGSEEFGTATPLEATYWVTKAFDAVGLKFNPDERDAIREFVMKFRNGNGYGVKQPTTTMTYQALFTLYILGYRPPKSPHFRNCELCGDWGGFTEVPYSLPPYLEPTFYATRGLELQDETPTCPRRHVWFIRQLWNSNGGFRRSLELGISNFQNTYRALAVVDFMSRFV from the coding sequence ATGGGCTCGAAGCTTCGCAGACTTGGACGTTACGTTAACGTCAATGCCGTCTTACGCTACGTTGAGGAGAGACGGCACGAGGACGGTGGGTACTGCTTCGTGAGCGTACTCAGTGACACCAACGTGAACGACACCTACTACGCGGTCAAAATCTACAAGCTCCTCGGTCTAGAGTTCCCCAAACCTGAGAAAACGATTGAGTTCCTGGCCAGCGCAATTCAGCCGCAGACGGCCGTGGTTGCGATAGCGATGGCCCTCGAAGGCCTCGCCCTGCTTGGGGCAAAGGACACAGCGAGGGAGAAGACTGAGATAGTCTTCACCAAGTACAATCCTTCAGAAGGCAAGTTCGCCGTTGGGCTGGGTGGAAGCGAGGAGTTCGGGACGGCAACGCCCCTCGAAGCCACCTACTGGGTCACTAAGGCTTTTGATGCAGTTGGCTTGAAGTTCAACCCAGATGAGAGAGATGCCATAAGGGAGTTCGTGATGAAGTTCCGCAACGGAAACGGCTACGGCGTCAAGCAACCAACGACGACGATGACATACCAGGCGCTCTTCACCCTCTATATCCTCGGCTACCGGCCGCCCAAGAGCCCACACTTCAGGAACTGCGAGCTCTGCGGTGACTGGGGCGGCTTCACCGAGGTGCCCTACAGCCTTCCCCCGTACCTTGAGCCAACCTTCTACGCTACAAGGGGACTGGAGCTTCAGGACGAAACGCCAACCTGCCCAAGAAGGCACGTCTGGTTCATACGCCAGCTTTGGAACTCCAACGGCGGCTTCAGGAGGAGCCTTGAGCTCGGAATATCCAACTTTCAGAACACCTACCGCGCATTGGCAGTGGTTGACTTCATGAGCAGGTTCGTGTGA
- the coaBC gene encoding bifunctional phosphopantothenoylcysteine decarboxylase/phosphopantothenate--cysteine ligase CoaBC yields MLHHVKLIHATKSRKLVGKKIVLAIPGSIAAVECVKLARELIRHGAEVHAVMSENAQKIIHPYAMEFATGNPVVTEITGFIEHVELAGEHENKADLVLVCPATANTIGKIANGIDDTPVTTVVTTAFAHTPIMIAPAMHSTMYQHPIVVENIEKLKKLGVEFIGPRFEEGKAKVASIDEIVYRVIRKLHPKTLEGKRVLVTAGATREYIDPIRYITNSSSGKMGVAIAEEADFRGAEVTLIKTKGSVPSFVENQIEVETVEEMLHAIEDELKSKKYDIVVLAAAVSDFRVKNKADKKIKSGKELTLELEPTPKIIDRVKELQPDVFLVGFKAETGLSEDELIGAARKQMERAGSDLVVANTLKAFGSDENEVVLVGRDFTKKLPKMNKRELAERLWEEIEKLL; encoded by the coding sequence ATGCTTCACCACGTCAAACTTATCCACGCAACGAAGAGCAGGAAGCTCGTCGGTAAGAAAATAGTCCTCGCTATTCCAGGAAGCATAGCGGCAGTGGAGTGCGTCAAGCTCGCTAGGGAGCTGATAAGGCACGGCGCCGAGGTTCACGCGGTCATGAGCGAGAACGCCCAGAAGATAATCCATCCCTACGCGATGGAGTTCGCTACGGGGAACCCGGTAGTGACGGAAATCACGGGCTTCATCGAGCACGTTGAACTGGCTGGAGAACACGAGAACAAGGCAGACCTGGTACTCGTCTGTCCAGCAACGGCCAACACGATAGGGAAGATTGCCAACGGCATAGATGACACGCCGGTTACGACCGTTGTAACGACGGCTTTCGCCCACACACCCATTATGATTGCCCCAGCAATGCACTCCACAATGTACCAGCACCCGATAGTCGTTGAGAACATTGAGAAGCTTAAGAAACTTGGTGTAGAGTTCATAGGGCCAAGATTTGAGGAGGGCAAGGCGAAGGTCGCTTCAATAGACGAGATAGTCTACCGCGTTATCCGGAAGCTCCACCCCAAGACCTTGGAGGGTAAGCGCGTCCTCGTGACTGCGGGTGCAACGAGGGAGTACATAGACCCGATCCGCTACATAACCAACTCGAGCAGCGGGAAGATGGGCGTTGCCATCGCCGAAGAGGCAGACTTCAGGGGGGCCGAGGTAACGCTCATCAAGACGAAGGGAAGCGTTCCCAGCTTCGTGGAGAACCAGATTGAGGTTGAGACCGTCGAGGAGATGCTCCATGCTATAGAGGACGAGTTGAAGAGCAAGAAGTACGACATCGTTGTCCTAGCCGCGGCGGTGAGCGACTTCCGTGTCAAGAACAAGGCGGACAAGAAAATCAAGAGCGGAAAAGAACTAACCCTTGAGCTCGAACCCACGCCGAAGATAATAGACCGCGTCAAGGAACTCCAGCCAGATGTCTTCCTCGTTGGGTTCAAGGCGGAGACGGGCCTCAGCGAGGACGAGCTCATAGGGGCCGCGAGGAAGCAGATGGAGAGGGCGGGAAGCGACCTGGTGGTGGCCAACACGCTAAAGGCCTTCGGAAGCGACGAGAACGAGGTCGTACTCGTGGGTAGGGACTTTACGAAGAAACTGCCCAAGATGAACAAGCGCGAGCTCGCCGAGAGGCTCTGGGAAGAAATCGAGAAGCTTCTTTAG
- a CDS encoding sulfite exporter TauE/SafE family protein produces MLKYLGYFAVGIFIGILAAMFGLGGGFLVVPTLNLLGVEIHHAVGTSSAAVVFTSLSSAVAYARQGRIHYKAGLLLASTAVVGAYIGAWMTGFISSSQLKVIFGLALVVVAIRIYRKKTAEPTEVRLEDVEINYKLVPVGGFFAGIASGLLGVGGGIINVPFLTYLGLPIHHAVATSSFAIVFTATAGALKHYMMGNVEVQWLVLLVPGLIVGAQLGARIAKRTKASDLKKAFAVVMALLALRMVLKGLGFGVP; encoded by the coding sequence ATGCTGAAATATCTTGGCTACTTCGCGGTTGGAATCTTCATCGGCATCCTCGCGGCCATGTTTGGCCTCGGGGGTGGGTTCCTCGTAGTGCCAACGCTCAACCTGCTCGGCGTTGAGATACACCACGCAGTCGGAACGTCGAGCGCGGCGGTGGTCTTCACATCGCTCAGCTCTGCAGTAGCGTACGCAAGGCAGGGAAGGATACACTACAAGGCCGGTCTCCTGCTGGCCTCAACCGCAGTAGTCGGTGCCTACATCGGCGCGTGGATGACGGGTTTCATAAGCTCTTCCCAGCTGAAGGTCATCTTCGGTCTCGCGCTGGTCGTCGTTGCAATAAGGATATACCGCAAGAAGACCGCGGAGCCAACCGAGGTAAGGCTTGAGGACGTTGAGATTAACTACAAGCTGGTACCCGTCGGTGGTTTCTTCGCAGGGATAGCGAGCGGCCTCCTCGGCGTCGGGGGTGGAATAATCAACGTGCCCTTCCTGACATACCTCGGCCTGCCGATACACCACGCAGTTGCCACCTCAAGCTTCGCGATAGTCTTTACGGCAACGGCTGGAGCGCTCAAGCACTACATGATGGGCAACGTTGAAGTTCAGTGGCTCGTCCTCCTCGTGCCGGGTCTCATCGTCGGCGCCCAGCTCGGCGCGAGGATCGCGAAGAGAACGAAGGCCAGCGACCTCAAGAAGGCCTTTGCGGTCGTTATGGCCCTGCTCGCGCTGAGAATGGTCCTAAAGGGGCTCGGATTTGGGGTCCCGTGA
- a CDS encoding pyrolysin has translation MKTMKKVAAFFAVLMVMLVPLSGAVAAEDVQEQKNSMNSVIWQAKLWYYLYIGSESKLQELHEKSVSAGVDDAVIQKAMELYENASAEYETAMSYGNPLQSKTMAWLPFIVHMRQAVITLRDAVSLLENALTEAQSA, from the coding sequence GTGAAGACTATGAAAAAGGTCGCAGCATTCTTTGCCGTCCTGATGGTGATGCTGGTCCCGCTCTCCGGGGCGGTGGCCGCGGAGGACGTCCAAGAACAAAAGAACAGCATGAACAGTGTGATATGGCAGGCCAAGCTCTGGTACTACCTCTATATCGGAAGCGAGTCAAAGCTCCAGGAACTCCACGAGAAGAGCGTCAGCGCGGGCGTTGACGATGCCGTTATTCAGAAGGCCATGGAGCTCTACGAGAACGCCAGCGCCGAATACGAGACCGCCATGTCCTACGGTAACCCCCTCCAGTCCAAGACCATGGCCTGGCTCCCGTTCATCGTTCACATGAGGCAGGCCGTCATAACCCTCCGGGACGCCGTCTCCCTGCTTGAAAACGCCCTCACCGAAGCTCAGAGCGCCTGA
- a CDS encoding 2-hydroxyacid dehydrogenase has protein sequence MRPKVAVLFKMKSKPLEELKKWADVDVILYPSVEELKEVIGKYDGVIISPTNPLPKEVLERAERLKVISCHSAGYDHVDIETATKKGIYVTKVSGVLSEAVAEFAVGLTIDLLRKIPYADRFLRAGKWESHNTVWSGFKGIETVYGKKVGILGMGAIGKAIARRMKAMGTEILYWSRSRKPDIGNEVGAKYLPLDEVLKESDIVILALPATKETYHIINEERLKLLEGKYLVNIGRGTLVDEKALTKAIEERRLKGYATDVFENEPVQEHELFKYEWETVLTPHYAGLSKEAMEDMGFQAVRNLLAVLRGEVPEALVNREVLKVRSPKEVKML, from the coding sequence ATGAGGCCGAAGGTGGCCGTTCTCTTTAAGATGAAGAGCAAACCCCTTGAGGAACTCAAGAAATGGGCGGACGTTGATGTGATTCTGTACCCAAGCGTTGAGGAGCTTAAAGAGGTCATCGGCAAATACGATGGGGTGATTATTTCCCCGACAAATCCCCTCCCGAAGGAAGTCCTTGAGAGGGCCGAGAGGCTCAAGGTCATAAGCTGTCATTCAGCAGGCTACGACCACGTTGATATTGAGACCGCAACCAAGAAAGGAATCTACGTTACCAAGGTCTCTGGAGTCCTCAGCGAGGCCGTTGCCGAGTTCGCCGTTGGCCTGACCATAGACCTCCTCAGAAAGATTCCCTACGCGGACAGGTTCCTAAGGGCAGGAAAGTGGGAGTCACACAACACCGTCTGGAGCGGTTTCAAGGGGATTGAGACGGTCTACGGCAAGAAAGTCGGAATCCTCGGAATGGGCGCGATAGGAAAGGCCATAGCGCGGAGAATGAAGGCTATGGGCACGGAGATACTCTACTGGTCGCGCTCGCGGAAGCCAGACATTGGGAATGAAGTGGGTGCGAAGTACCTCCCGCTCGACGAGGTTCTGAAGGAGAGCGACATCGTTATTTTAGCCCTCCCTGCGACCAAGGAGACGTACCACATCATCAACGAGGAGAGGCTGAAGCTCCTTGAGGGGAAGTACCTGGTGAACATCGGGCGCGGAACGCTGGTGGACGAGAAAGCCCTCACAAAGGCCATCGAGGAAAGAAGGCTGAAGGGCTACGCGACCGATGTCTTCGAAAACGAGCCTGTTCAGGAGCACGAGCTCTTCAAGTACGAGTGGGAGACTGTTTTAACCCCCCACTACGCGGGCCTCTCGAAGGAGGCGATGGAGGACATGGGCTTCCAGGCGGTTAGGAACCTGCTCGCCGTCCTCCGCGGCGAGGTTCCGGAGGCTCTGGTGAACCGCGAGGTTCTCAAAGTCCGCTCACCTAAGGAGGTAAAGATGCTCTGA
- a CDS encoding carbamoyltransferase family protein — translation MILGVHDGHDAGAVLIDGERIFAVNEERLNRVKKYRGFPELSIKAVLNMAGASPEDVDVIAVAGIFRKQSRLLELEAGLKGIFGPEFKRKVLFVEHHLAHSAGAYYTSGWREALALSIDAAGDGLSSSIYVARDGEMIRIAQSTYIDSLGDFYASVTELLGFRPMRHEGKVMSLAAYGRPTYDLSAIIELNGLSFENHLKVIGVEATRKLADFFGYPFSQAKEIANQMKRGKLDGELQRKAIEIAASSQAHLEKLIEELGMKLKSKGFPLTYAGGVAQNVKANAVLRNIVGDDNLWVFPAMDDGGLAFGAAAFVKAQLERLDGGWKPFKLEHVYIGPSYDEAYVEDFLRKEGLEFEEVDEKFVADALAEGKLVGFFQEAMEFGPRALGNRSILADPSDEGVKERLNLALKRDVFQPFAPSMLWERAEEYLEDLGGKPNEFMTMSYTASDVFRELAPAVVHVDGTTRPQAVRKEINPSYYEVIKAFERKTGLGAILNTSFNMHGEPIVCSPEDALKTFRNAGLDVLVVEGFAVWKKNEITRPRAR, via the coding sequence ATGATACTCGGAGTCCACGACGGCCACGACGCGGGAGCGGTGCTGATAGACGGCGAAAGGATTTTCGCGGTCAACGAGGAGCGCCTCAACAGGGTTAAGAAGTACAGGGGCTTCCCCGAGCTCAGCATCAAGGCGGTTCTCAACATGGCCGGTGCCAGCCCCGAGGACGTTGATGTGATAGCTGTCGCGGGGATTTTCAGGAAGCAGTCACGGCTTCTGGAGCTTGAGGCGGGGCTGAAGGGGATCTTTGGGCCGGAATTCAAGAGGAAGGTGCTTTTCGTGGAGCACCACCTCGCCCACTCCGCTGGCGCCTACTATACCTCCGGCTGGCGCGAGGCCCTGGCCCTGAGCATAGACGCAGCAGGGGACGGCCTGAGTTCGTCAATCTACGTTGCAAGGGACGGGGAGATGATACGGATAGCCCAGAGCACCTACATTGACTCCCTCGGCGACTTTTACGCCTCTGTGACAGAGCTTTTGGGCTTCAGGCCGATGCGCCACGAGGGCAAGGTCATGAGCTTAGCGGCATATGGAAGACCCACCTACGACCTGAGCGCGATAATAGAGCTCAACGGGCTGAGCTTTGAAAACCACCTGAAGGTCATCGGCGTTGAAGCGACAAGAAAACTGGCGGATTTCTTTGGCTATCCATTCTCCCAGGCAAAGGAGATTGCGAACCAGATGAAGCGCGGAAAGCTTGACGGCGAGCTCCAGAGGAAGGCCATCGAGATAGCCGCGAGCTCCCAGGCGCACCTTGAGAAGCTCATCGAGGAGCTGGGCATGAAGCTCAAATCGAAAGGTTTTCCCCTGACCTACGCCGGCGGTGTTGCCCAGAACGTCAAGGCCAACGCCGTACTGAGGAACATCGTTGGGGACGACAACCTCTGGGTCTTTCCGGCTATGGACGACGGGGGGCTGGCCTTCGGTGCGGCGGCATTTGTGAAAGCCCAGCTTGAGAGGCTCGACGGCGGATGGAAGCCATTCAAGCTTGAGCACGTCTATATAGGTCCCTCCTACGATGAGGCCTATGTCGAGGACTTCCTGAGAAAAGAAGGCCTTGAATTCGAGGAGGTAGATGAGAAGTTCGTCGCTGACGCCCTTGCCGAAGGGAAGCTCGTAGGCTTCTTCCAGGAGGCGATGGAGTTCGGGCCGAGGGCTTTAGGCAACCGCTCAATCCTCGCAGACCCCTCTGACGAGGGCGTCAAGGAGAGGCTCAATTTAGCGCTCAAGAGGGACGTCTTCCAGCCCTTTGCACCGTCAATGCTCTGGGAGAGGGCTGAGGAGTACCTCGAAGACCTCGGGGGGAAGCCGAACGAGTTCATGACGATGAGCTACACTGCCAGCGATGTCTTCAGGGAGCTTGCTCCTGCGGTTGTGCACGTTGACGGCACGACGAGGCCACAGGCGGTAAGGAAGGAGATAAACCCAAGCTACTACGAAGTCATCAAGGCCTTCGAGAGAAAGACTGGCCTTGGAGCAATCCTGAACACGAGCTTCAACATGCACGGCGAGCCGATAGTATGCTCGCCGGAGGACGCGCTGAAGACGTTCAGAAACGCCGGGTTGGACGTCCTTGTGGTCGAAGGGTTTGCAGTGTGGAAAAAGAATGAAATCACTCGGCCGCGAGCTCGATGA